In one window of Pseudobacteroides sp. DNA:
- a CDS encoding ribose-phosphate pyrophosphokinase: MNLHGKDIKIFTGSSNYGLAKEIAERIGLPLGAAHVGKFSDGETAINIDEVVRGSDVFIVQSTCHPVNDNLVELLVMIDALKRASAGRITAVMPYFGYARQDRKAKARDPISAKLIANLMTVAGADRVLTMDLHAPQLQGFFDIPVDHLLGVPLLAQYFKEKFAGQEDVVVVSPDVGSVGRSRKFAERIDAPIAIIDKRRPKANECEIMNVIGDVKGKTLVLVDDLIDTAGTMVNGIQALLDMGAKEVYACCTHAVLSGPAIERIEKSPIKELVMLNTIALPPEKRLDKIKVISVAEIFAEAIERIYGDISISTLFTQQ, translated from the coding sequence ATGAATCTGCATGGTAAGGATATTAAAATTTTCACTGGGAGTTCCAATTATGGGCTGGCTAAGGAAATAGCCGAGAGGATAGGTTTACCCCTCGGTGCTGCTCATGTAGGAAAATTTAGCGATGGTGAAACTGCCATAAATATTGATGAGGTTGTTAGAGGTTCGGATGTATTTATAGTACAATCTACATGTCATCCGGTTAATGATAATTTGGTAGAGTTGCTGGTTATGATAGATGCTTTAAAAAGGGCTTCAGCTGGGAGAATAACGGCGGTTATGCCATATTTTGGATATGCAAGGCAAGATAGGAAAGCCAAGGCGAGGGATCCCATTTCTGCGAAGCTAATAGCCAACCTTATGACAGTTGCCGGAGCAGACAGAGTCTTAACAATGGACCTTCATGCACCCCAGCTTCAAGGCTTCTTTGATATTCCTGTTGACCACTTGCTGGGAGTGCCTCTATTGGCTCAATATTTCAAAGAAAAGTTTGCAGGACAGGAGGATGTTGTTGTTGTTTCTCCTGATGTAGGAAGCGTGGGTAGATCAAGGAAGTTTGCGGAAAGGATAGACGCACCTATTGCCATAATAGACAAGCGAAGGCCTAAGGCAAATGAATGTGAGATTATGAACGTCATAGGCGATGTAAAAGGAAAGACCCTCGTTTTGGTGGACGACCTTATAGATACTGCCGGAACTATGGTAAATGGCATACAGGCACTACTGGATATGGGTGCAAAAGAAGTGTATGCATGCTGTACCCATGCTGTTTTATCGGGACCTGCAATCGAAAGGATCGAGAAATCTCCAATTAAGGAATTGGTAATGTTAAATACCATTGCTCTTCCGCCTGAGAAGAGATTGGACAAGATTAAAGTGATTTCTGTAGCTGAAATATTTGCTGAAGCTATTGAAAGAATTTATGGAGATATCTCCATAAGTACTTTATTTACACAGCAATAA
- the glmU gene encoding bifunctional UDP-N-acetylglucosamine diphosphorylase/glucosamine-1-phosphate N-acetyltransferase GlmU, translating to MEHIMAVVLAAGEGKRMKSKNSKVIHKICGKTLVEWVVDAAGSCGIKESVIVVGHRQDQVRDCLKDRVSYAVQEKQLGTGHAVMQAEKYLEGKEGHVIILCGDTPLITSDTIDKTIKFHIGNKCGATVITADFEDPTGYGRIVRDSNGNVLKIVEDKDANIEEKNIREINSGIYCFNIKDLLTSLKELNNNNVQGEYYLTDTLEIILKKGSKVGAVKISDPSEILGINDRVQLSKAGEIIRNRVLEMHMRAGVTIIDPKSVYIDDGVKIGMDTIIYPGSYIETGSIIGEEAIIGPNSRVVGSIIGNITEINNSVIIDSKVGNNTHIGPFAYLRPGSKIGNNVKIGDFVEVKKSVIGDDTKVSHLTYIGDAEVGNNVNLGCGVVVVNYDGKNKNKTIIGDNAFVGCNVNLISPVTVKDNAYVAAGSTITEEVPENSLAIARSRQVNKEDWVVKKGMQRTKKK from the coding sequence ATGGAGCATATAATGGCGGTTGTTTTAGCTGCAGGTGAAGGAAAGAGGATGAAGTCCAAAAATTCAAAGGTTATACATAAGATATGTGGAAAAACACTTGTAGAATGGGTAGTCGATGCAGCGGGCAGTTGCGGAATAAAGGAAAGTGTTATTGTAGTGGGGCATAGGCAGGATCAGGTGAGGGATTGTCTAAAGGACCGTGTATCCTATGCAGTTCAGGAGAAACAGCTTGGTACAGGTCATGCGGTAATGCAGGCAGAAAAGTACCTAGAAGGCAAAGAAGGGCATGTTATCATTCTTTGCGGGGATACACCTCTCATTACAAGTGATACAATTGACAAAACTATAAAGTTTCATATCGGAAATAAATGTGGTGCAACGGTAATAACAGCGGACTTTGAAGATCCTACAGGGTATGGCAGGATTGTCCGTGATTCAAATGGAAATGTATTAAAAATTGTTGAGGATAAGGATGCAAATATAGAAGAAAAAAATATAAGGGAAATAAACTCAGGCATTTATTGCTTTAATATAAAAGATCTTCTCACCAGCCTCAAGGAATTAAACAATAACAATGTACAGGGAGAGTATTACTTGACCGATACCCTCGAAATAATTCTTAAAAAAGGATCGAAGGTGGGAGCGGTAAAAATATCTGACCCGTCAGAAATATTAGGTATAAATGACAGAGTACAGCTTTCTAAGGCAGGAGAAATAATTAGAAATAGGGTATTGGAAATGCATATGAGGGCGGGGGTTACAATTATTGACCCTAAATCCGTTTATATAGATGATGGAGTGAAGATAGGAATGGATACAATTATTTACCCAGGATCATATATAGAAACTGGAAGTATAATTGGGGAAGAAGCTATAATAGGGCCTAACAGTAGAGTAGTCGGTTCAATCATAGGTAATATTACAGAAATTAACAATTCTGTAATTATTGACAGTAAAGTTGGAAACAACACTCATATAGGTCCTTTTGCGTATCTAAGACCTGGAAGTAAAATTGGAAATAATGTAAAAATAGGGGATTTTGTTGAGGTTAAAAAATCTGTTATAGGTGATGATACCAAGGTCTCCCACCTCACTTACATTGGAGACGCGGAGGTTGGAAACAACGTAAACCTGGGGTGTGGCGTTGTTGTTGTAAATTATGACGGGAAAAATAAAAATAAGACCATAATTGGTGATAATGCGTTTGTAGGATGCAATGTAAATCTGATTTCACCTGTTACAGTTAAAGATAACGCTTATGTCGCAGCGGGTTCAACTATTACTGAGGAGGTGCCTGAGAATTCATTGGCAATTGCCAGAAGCAGGCAGGTAAACAAGGAAGATTGGGTTGTTAAAAAGGGTATGCAAAGGACTAAGAAAAAATAA
- the spoVG gene encoding septation regulator SpoVG → MEITDVRIRKIDAEGKMKAVVSVTFDNEFVVHDIKIIESQNGMFIAMPSRKTPDGEFRDIAHPVNAVTREKIQTAILEKYETTTVNE, encoded by the coding sequence ATGGAGATTACTGATGTTCGCATTAGGAAAATTGATGCTGAAGGTAAGATGAAGGCGGTTGTGTCTGTGACCTTTGACAATGAGTTTGTTGTGCATGATATAAAAATTATTGAAAGTCAGAACGGTATGTTTATCGCAATGCCAAGCAGAAAGACGCCGGACGGCGAATTTAGGGACATTGCACATCCGGTAAATGCTGTAACAAGAGAAAAAATCCAAACAGCGATTTTGGAAAAATATGAAACTACAACTGTAAACGAGTAA